Genomic DNA from Mycolicibacterium helvum:
CGACATCGTCACCGGGTTGGCGACCTGGGCGGTGGCGCTGCCCGGAACCGCAACGGTGGTGGTGATACCGAGCCGGTCGGCGAAGGCGAACGCCTCGGCGACGTCGTTGATCGGTCCCGCGGGCACCCCGGCGGCGGTCAACCGCTGGTACCAATGGTCGGCGCCGGCGGCCTTGAGCGCGGGTTCGATCAGGGCGCACAATGCGTCCCGGTTCGCGACCCGTTGCGGGTTGGTGATGAAACGCGGGTCGTCTGCCAGGTCGGCAAGTCCGAGTACGGTGCAAAATGCCCGGTATTGCTTATCATTTCCGACGGCCACGGTGATCGGCCGGTCGGCGGTGTCGAACACCTGGTACGGCGCGATGCTGGGATGGCGGTTACCCATGATCGACGGCACCACGCCGGCGCCGAGATAACCGGAAGCCTGGTTCACCAGCGACGACAACAGCACCGCCATCAAATTGGTGTCGACGCGTTGGCCCAGCCCGGTGCGGTCGCGGTAGGCCAGCGCGGCCAGGATGCCCGACAGGGCGTGCAGTCCGGCCAGCACATCGACCAATGCCACACCGGCTTTGGTGGGATCACCGGGCTCGGTGCCGGTGACGCTCATCAGACCGCCGACCGCCTGCACCAGCAGGTCGTAGCCCGGCAGTGCGGCACCGCCATCGCGGCCGAAACCGGTGATCGAACAGTAGATCAGGTCGGGTCGCACGGCGCACAGGTCGTCGTAACCCAGGTGCAGTTTCTCCATCGTGCCAGGCCGGAAGTTCTCCACCACGATGTCGGCGCCGGCCACGAGTTCGCGGGCGACACGCTGCCCATCGGAGTCGCTCAGGTCCAGTACGACAGACCGCTTGTTGCGATTGACGGAGTTGAAATACGTTGCAACACCGTCCGAGTCGTACGGCGGACCCCACTGCCGGGTGTCGTCGCCGAAGTCGGGGCGCTCGATCTTGATCACCTCGGCGCCGAAGTCGCCGAGCATCATCGTCGCGTACGGACCGGCCAGTACCCGGCTGAAGTCGACCACGACCAGACCTTCTAGGGCTGCTGCCATGTGTTCACCGCCGCAAGACTCTTCGTCGACCCTTTGGGGCGTCATACTCCGGGCTGCCCACCGCGCAGGTACACCGTGGTGGTGTGGGTGAAGAAATCACGGGCCGCGCCACCTTGCTCTTTGGGGCCGAG
This window encodes:
- a CDS encoding CaiB/BaiF CoA transferase family protein — protein: MAAALEGLVVVDFSRVLAGPYATMMLGDFGAEVIKIERPDFGDDTRQWGPPYDSDGVATYFNSVNRNKRSVVLDLSDSDGQRVARELVAGADIVVENFRPGTMEKLHLGYDDLCAVRPDLIYCSITGFGRDGGAALPGYDLLVQAVGGLMSVTGTEPGDPTKAGVALVDVLAGLHALSGILAALAYRDRTGLGQRVDTNLMAVLLSSLVNQASGYLGAGVVPSIMGNRHPSIAPYQVFDTADRPITVAVGNDKQYRAFCTVLGLADLADDPRFITNPQRVANRDALCALIEPALKAAGADHWYQRLTAAGVPAGPINDVAEAFAFADRLGITTTVAVPGSATAQVANPVTMSVTPASYRCAPPALG